The following are encoded together in the Anopheles nili chromosome 3, idAnoNiliSN_F5_01, whole genome shotgun sequence genome:
- the LOC128727793 gene encoding myoglobin-like — protein sequence MVDSTGLTAVEKITLFSAWGLIRKDLDVHGRNTLLLLFHQYPHYVSYFDFTDDQTAQSLLDNKALYNHSIHIIKAFGSLIEYGLKDPALFNETLRKLLRIHEKRNVYSKDILTIGEVLLNYLAQVLGRQVSDSLPDAFRKLFGTIAAKFPAGPVENTSE from the exons ATGGTGGATTCAACGGGGTTGACGGCTGTTGAAAAAATTACACTATTCAGTGCCTGGGGTCTGATTCGTAAGGATTTGGATGTACACGGACGGAACACGCTGCTACT ATTATTTCACCAATATCCACACTATGTCTCGTACTTTGATTTCACCGATGACCAGACCGCCCAATCGCTCTTGGATAACAAAGCTCTTTACAATCATTCGATACACATCATCAAAGCTTTTGGGTCTTTGATAGAGTACGGATTGAAGGATCCGGCATTGTTCAACGAAACGCTGCGAAAGTTACTCCGCATACACGAGAAACGCAACGTCTATTCCAAGGATATCCTAACCATTGGCGAAGTTCTGCTGAACTACCTTGCCCAAGTGCTTGGACGGCAAGTGTCGGATTCGTTACCCGACGCCTTTCGAAAGCTTTTCGGGACCATCGCTGCAAAGTTTCCAGCTGGTCCTGTGGAGAATACCTCCGAATAG